One Mycobacterium kubicae genomic window carries:
- a CDS encoding single-stranded DNA-binding protein yields the protein MFETPLTVVGHIVNDLQRRQVGDQEVVKFRVASNSRRRTSDGGWEPGNSLFVTVNCWGRLVSGVGAALGKGSPVIVVGHVYTSEYEDRDGNRRSSLEMRATAVGPDVSRVFVRIVDKPTHTGPNADEAAATVVAGAVIGDEYAVTAPDAAADADTGGAAAGVGGLPLSA from the coding sequence ATGTTCGAAACACCGCTGACCGTGGTCGGTCACATCGTCAACGACTTGCAACGCCGGCAGGTCGGTGACCAAGAGGTCGTCAAGTTTCGGGTGGCCAGCAATTCGCGCCGGCGAACCAGCGACGGCGGGTGGGAACCGGGCAACTCGTTGTTCGTCACCGTCAACTGCTGGGGCCGGCTGGTCAGCGGCGTGGGCGCCGCCCTGGGCAAGGGCTCACCGGTAATCGTGGTCGGTCACGTCTACACCAGCGAGTACGAGGACCGCGACGGCAACCGCCGGTCCTCGCTGGAGATGCGAGCGACCGCCGTGGGACCCGATGTGTCGCGCGTCTTCGTGCGGATCGTCGACAAGCCGACACACACCGGTCCCAACGCCGACGAGGCCGCCGCCACAGTGGTCGCCGGCGCCGTTATCGGTGACGAGTACGCGGTCACCGCGCCGGACGCCGCCGCAGACGCCGACACCGGCGGGGCCGCTGCTGGCGTGGGTGGGCTGCCTTTATCGGCTTGA
- the ettA gene encoding energy-dependent translational throttle protein EttA has product MAEFIYTMKKVRKAHGDKVILDDVTLSFYPGAKIGVVGPNGAGKSSVLRIMAGLDKPNNGDAFLATGATVGILQQEPPLNEEKTVRGNVEEGLGEIKVKLDRFNEVAELMATDYSDELMEEMGRLQEDLDHADAWDLDSQLEQAMDALRCPPPDEPVTNLSGGERRRVALCKLLLSKPDLLLLDEPTNHLDAESVQWLEQHLASYAGAILAVTHDRYFLDNVAQWILELDRGRAYPYEGNYSTYLEKKAERIAVQGRKDAKLQKRLQDELAWVRSGAKARQAKSKARLQRYEEMAAEAEKSRKLDFEEIQIPVGPRLGSVVVEVEHLDKGFDGRTLIKDLSFTLPRNGIVGVIGPNGVGKTTLFKTIVGLEEPDSGTVKVGETVKLSYVDQTRSGIDPKKTVWEVVSDGLDYIEVGQTEVPSRAYVSAFGFKGPDQQKPAGVLSGGERNRLNLALTLKQGGNLILLDEPTNDLDVETLSSLENALVNFPGCAVVISHDRWFLDRTCTHILAWEGDDDNEAKWFWFEGNFGAYEENKVQRLGIEAARPHRVTHRRLTRD; this is encoded by the coding sequence ATGGCTGAGTTCATCTACACGATGAAGAAGGTCCGCAAGGCGCACGGCGACAAGGTGATCCTCGACGATGTCACGTTGAGCTTTTACCCCGGCGCCAAAATCGGTGTCGTCGGCCCAAACGGGGCGGGCAAGTCGAGCGTCTTGCGGATCATGGCCGGGCTGGACAAGCCCAACAATGGCGATGCGTTCCTGGCCACCGGGGCCACGGTCGGCATTCTCCAACAGGAGCCTCCGCTCAACGAGGAGAAAACCGTCCGCGGCAACGTGGAAGAAGGCCTGGGCGAGATCAAAGTCAAGCTCGACCGCTTCAACGAGGTCGCCGAGTTGATGGCCACCGACTACTCCGACGAGCTGATGGAGGAGATGGGCCGGCTGCAAGAGGACTTGGACCACGCCGACGCCTGGGATCTGGACTCCCAGCTGGAGCAGGCCATGGACGCGCTGCGCTGCCCGCCGCCCGACGAGCCGGTCACCAACCTGTCCGGTGGCGAACGTCGCCGGGTCGCGCTGTGCAAACTGTTGCTGTCCAAACCCGACCTGCTGCTGTTGGACGAGCCGACCAACCACCTCGACGCCGAAAGCGTCCAGTGGCTCGAGCAGCACCTGGCCAGCTACGCCGGCGCCATCCTGGCGGTCACCCACGACCGGTACTTCCTGGACAACGTCGCCCAGTGGATCCTGGAACTTGACCGCGGCCGCGCCTACCCCTACGAAGGCAACTACTCCACCTACCTGGAGAAGAAGGCCGAACGCATCGCGGTGCAGGGTCGCAAGGACGCCAAGCTGCAAAAGCGGTTGCAAGACGAGCTGGCCTGGGTCCGGTCCGGCGCGAAAGCGCGCCAGGCCAAGAGCAAGGCCCGGCTGCAGCGCTACGAGGAGATGGCGGCCGAAGCGGAGAAGAGTCGCAAGCTCGACTTCGAGGAGATCCAGATTCCGGTGGGACCGCGGCTGGGCTCGGTGGTGGTCGAGGTCGAGCACCTCGACAAGGGCTTCGACGGGCGCACGCTGATCAAGGACCTGTCCTTCACCCTGCCCCGCAACGGCATCGTCGGTGTCATCGGCCCCAACGGCGTGGGCAAGACGACGCTGTTCAAGACCATCGTCGGTCTCGAGGAGCCCGACAGCGGCACCGTCAAGGTCGGTGAAACCGTCAAACTCAGCTACGTCGACCAGACCCGGTCCGGCATCGACCCCAAGAAGACCGTGTGGGAAGTGGTCTCCGACGGCCTGGACTACATCGAGGTAGGTCAGACCGAAGTGCCGTCGCGCGCCTACGTGTCGGCGTTCGGGTTCAAGGGACCCGACCAGCAGAAGCCCGCAGGTGTGCTGTCCGGCGGTGAACGCAACCGGTTGAACCTGGCGCTCACCCTCAAGCAGGGCGGCAACCTGATCCTGCTGGACGAACCGACCAACGACCTCGACGTCGAGACGCTGAGCTCGCTGGAAAACGCCCTGGTCAACTTCCCCGGCTGTGCGGTGGTGATCTCGCACGACCGCTGGTTCCTCGACCGCACCTGCACGCACATCTTGGCGTGGGAGGGCGACGACGACAACGAAGCCAAGTGGTTCTGGTTCGAAGGCAACTTCGGTGCTTACGAGGAGAACAAAGTGCAACGGCTCGGTATCGAAGCCGCCCGTCCGCATCGAGTGACCCACCGCAGGCTGACTCGCGACTAA